From the Pedobacter cryoconitis genome, one window contains:
- a CDS encoding glycine betaine/L-proline ABC transporter ATP-binding protein, which yields MSKLKIEDLTLIFGKEKEEALALLKQGKTKAEILKETGCTVAVKNASFNIEKGEFFVIMGLSGSGKSSLLRCFNRLIEPTSGSVILNDVNITSLGDKELQNVRKKEMAMVFQNFGLLPHRTVLENVAFGLELQDIPKEQREAKAQEVIEMVSLKGYENQNTSELSGGMQQRVGLARALANDPEILLMDEAFSALDPLIRTQMQDELIDLQEKMHKTIVFITHDLDEAIRLGDRIAIMKDGEVIQIGTPEDILTNPADDYVSSFVEKVDRKSIITAASLLFEKPTVAIFRKDGIEGSLRKMRSSGLTSLPAVSVDKHFLGFVYLKDILELKAKGHQTIEMAIVKDVPVAYPETTVEQMLPFIAENGRAVPIIDRETNKLLGIVAQTSLLIETTGTSWENVNGNSIDNLQNEVI from the coding sequence ATGTCTAAACTTAAAATAGAAGACCTTACACTCATATTCGGTAAAGAAAAAGAGGAGGCACTAGCACTATTAAAGCAAGGAAAAACCAAAGCAGAAATCCTGAAAGAAACAGGGTGTACTGTTGCGGTGAAAAATGCCAGTTTTAATATCGAAAAAGGCGAGTTCTTTGTGATTATGGGCTTATCAGGTAGTGGTAAATCCAGCTTACTGAGATGTTTTAACAGGTTAATTGAACCCACTTCGGGTAGCGTCATTTTGAATGATGTAAATATTACCAGTCTTGGAGACAAGGAATTACAGAACGTCCGTAAAAAAGAAATGGCCATGGTTTTCCAGAATTTTGGTCTGTTACCTCACCGTACAGTACTGGAAAATGTTGCCTTTGGCCTGGAATTACAGGATATCCCAAAAGAACAACGCGAAGCAAAAGCTCAGGAAGTTATTGAGATGGTTAGTCTGAAAGGATATGAAAATCAGAATACCTCAGAACTTTCTGGTGGGATGCAGCAACGTGTTGGTTTGGCCCGCGCTTTAGCAAATGATCCTGAGATCCTGTTAATGGACGAAGCTTTCTCTGCACTGGATCCGCTGATCCGTACACAAATGCAGGATGAGCTGATTGATTTGCAGGAGAAGATGCATAAAACAATTGTTTTTATTACGCACGATCTGGACGAAGCGATCCGTCTTGGAGACCGTATTGCCATTATGAAAGATGGTGAAGTGATCCAGATTGGTACTCCTGAAGATATTTTAACCAATCCGGCAGATGATTATGTGTCCTCTTTTGTAGAGAAAGTGGACCGTAAATCAATCATTACTGCGGCCAGTTTATTATTTGAGAAACCTACCGTTGCGATTTTCAGAAAAGATGGGATAGAAGGTAGTTTAAGAAAGATGCGTTCTTCGGGATTGACATCACTGCCGGCAGTTTCTGTAGACAAACATTTCCTTGGTTTTGTTTATCTGAAAGATATTCTGGAACTCAAAGCTAAAGGGCACCAGACGATAGAAATGGCTATTGTTAAAGACGTACCAGTAGCTTACCCGGAAACTACAGTGGAGCAAATGCTTCCATTTATTGCAGAAAACGGGAGAGCAGTACCAATTATTGACAGAGAGACAAATAAACTGCTGGGAATTGTTGCACAAACTTCTCTCTTGATAGAGACTACAGGGACTTCCTGGGAAAATGTGAACGGAAACTCAATTGATAACTTACAAAACGAAGTAATATAA
- a CDS encoding glycoside hydrolase family 43 protein, giving the protein MKRILILFACSVFGTCLFAQKKPVKTSGNPIFQGWYADPEAAVFDNKFWVYPTYSAKYEEQVFMDAFSSSDLVTWKKHDHVLDTANFKWAKKAVWAPSITKKDNKYYLFFGANDIQNDQETGGIGIGVSDKPEGPFKDYLGKPLIDKFYNGAQPIDQFIFKDKDGQYYLIYGGWGHCNIGKMKPDFTGFIPFEDGKIFKEITPKGYVEGPYMFIRNGKYYFMWSEGGWTGPDYSVAYAVADSPMGPFKRVDKILKQDPKVATGAGHHSIIKHPQTNDYYIVYHRRPLNETNGNHRVTCIDKMEFDASGLIKPVQITFEGVKSNPIK; this is encoded by the coding sequence ATGAAACGTATTTTGATCCTTTTTGCTTGTTCAGTTTTCGGAACTTGCTTATTTGCGCAGAAAAAACCAGTTAAAACCTCGGGTAATCCGATTTTTCAAGGCTGGTATGCAGACCCTGAAGCCGCAGTTTTTGATAACAAATTCTGGGTGTACCCAACTTATTCCGCTAAATATGAAGAACAAGTATTTATGGATGCTTTTTCTTCATCAGATCTGGTTACCTGGAAAAAACATGACCATGTTTTAGATACTGCTAATTTTAAATGGGCAAAAAAGGCAGTATGGGCACCTTCCATTACTAAAAAAGACAATAAATATTATCTTTTTTTTGGTGCAAATGATATACAAAATGATCAGGAAACAGGAGGGATTGGGATCGGTGTGTCCGATAAACCCGAAGGCCCTTTTAAGGATTATCTCGGAAAACCATTAATTGATAAATTTTATAACGGTGCCCAGCCCATAGATCAGTTTATATTTAAAGATAAAGACGGTCAGTATTATTTGATATATGGCGGATGGGGACACTGTAATATTGGAAAAATGAAACCTGACTTTACTGGGTTTATCCCATTTGAAGACGGCAAAATATTCAAGGAAATTACCCCTAAAGGTTATGTAGAAGGCCCTTATATGTTTATCAGGAATGGAAAATATTACTTCATGTGGTCAGAAGGAGGATGGACGGGCCCTGATTACTCAGTAGCCTATGCTGTAGCCGATTCACCAATGGGGCCATTCAAAAGAGTGGATAAAATACTCAAACAAGACCCAAAAGTCGCCACTGGTGCAGGTCATCACTCGATTATCAAACATCCTCAAACTAATGACTATTATATCGTTTACCATAGAAGACCATTAAATGAGACCAATGGAAATCACCGGGTAACCTGCATTGATAAAATGGAATTTGATGCCAGCGGATTGATTAAACCAGTGCAGATCACCTTTGAAGGCGTAAAAAGTAATCCAATCAAATAA
- a CDS encoding VOC family protein yields MKKITPFLWFDNNLEEAIHFYTSIFKNSVIQNISYHGEGGPMPKGSVMSASFHLDGQDFLGMNGGPMFSFTPAISLFVNCHSQQEIDEFWEKLSAGGEKSRCGWLKDKFGLSWQIVPADLSRLLHHNDPEKAARVMSAMLKMDKLDMQALKDA; encoded by the coding sequence ATGAAAAAAATAACCCCATTTTTATGGTTCGACAACAACCTGGAAGAGGCCATCCATTTCTACACCTCCATCTTTAAAAATTCAGTTATTCAAAACATTTCTTACCATGGGGAAGGCGGCCCTATGCCAAAGGGCTCTGTGATGTCTGCTTCTTTTCATCTGGACGGGCAGGATTTCCTGGGAATGAACGGAGGCCCTATGTTTTCTTTTACCCCGGCAATTTCACTCTTTGTGAACTGTCATTCACAACAAGAAATAGATGAATTCTGGGAAAAGTTATCAGCAGGAGGTGAAAAATCAAGATGTGGCTGGCTCAAAGATAAGTTTGGCTTATCATGGCAGATTGTACCTGCTGATTTAAGCAGATTGTTACATCATAATGATCCCGAAAAAGCGGCCAGAGTGATGAGCGCAATGCTGAAAATGGACAAGCTTGATATGCAGGCGTTAAAAGACGCTTAG
- a CDS encoding glycine betaine ABC transporter substrate-binding protein — protein MKKVISGLLIALTATTLYSCGGGAANNKKVTIGYVNWAEGVAMTQLSKVLLEKEGYTVELKNADVAPIFAAVAGGDADVFMDAWMPVTHKEYMDKFGAKLEVLGTNYANARIGLVVPDYVKVNSIEELNANAALFDGKITGIDAGAGIMNKAEAAIKDYKLKLELQSASEAAMLAILKKSIDAKKPVVITGWSPHYIFSTYKLKFLADPKGVFGKVETLQTVANKDFVKLNPQVTSFFRNFQLDDAQLGSLMAALNGADDEKAAIEKWLTTNQEFAIRMSSFLKTESVK, from the coding sequence ATGAAGAAAGTAATTAGCGGATTATTAATAGCACTGACAGCAACTACACTTTACTCTTGTGGAGGTGGCGCTGCGAACAATAAAAAAGTAACCATTGGTTATGTAAACTGGGCAGAAGGTGTTGCCATGACTCAGTTATCAAAAGTATTACTGGAGAAAGAAGGTTATACTGTAGAACTGAAAAATGCAGATGTTGCACCAATTTTTGCAGCAGTAGCAGGAGGGGATGCAGATGTTTTTATGGATGCATGGATGCCGGTTACACACAAAGAATACATGGATAAGTTTGGAGCAAAACTGGAGGTTTTGGGTACAAACTATGCAAATGCACGTATTGGTTTAGTCGTTCCTGATTATGTAAAAGTAAACAGTATTGAAGAATTGAATGCAAACGCTGCACTTTTTGATGGTAAAATTACTGGAATTGATGCCGGTGCAGGGATCATGAATAAAGCAGAAGCAGCCATTAAAGACTATAAATTAAAATTGGAACTACAATCTGCAAGTGAAGCAGCAATGCTGGCTATCTTAAAGAAAAGTATTGATGCCAAAAAACCAGTGGTTATTACAGGCTGGTCACCACACTATATTTTCAGTACTTATAAACTGAAATTTCTGGCAGACCCTAAAGGTGTTTTTGGAAAGGTTGAAACCTTACAAACTGTTGCCAATAAGGACTTTGTGAAATTAAACCCGCAGGTGACTTCGTTTTTCAGAAACTTTCAGCTAGATGATGCGCAATTAGGGTCATTAATGGCTGCGCTTAATGGAGCTGATGATGAAAAAGCAGCGATTGAAAAATGGCTGACAACTAACCAGGAATTTGCTATTAGAATGAGTTCTTTTTTAAAAACTGAATCTGTAAAATAG
- a CDS encoding Pls/PosA family non-ribosomal peptide synthetase: protein MNELTGPSKQTLNLLSAVTGAVYVLLNKYQAYLNDVVKIELGIQENGQNGTVKNTMEFQYPLDGSLTFSALSERISKSIDTLNSNAADNFFLLIIWKSDDQANEYKCVIRIEDGDVVGSVFSCKDTAFYAAVFKQAHSHFVNVLQQVVENPVIQISKLSFMDEQELEQLAIFNTGLIDNAVGTPELLHSIFERTALTFPQNKAVHAGSRQVSYQELNQAANQLANRLIAKGIQKGDFVGILLKRSPEVYLSMLAILKAGAAYVPLDIGYPEDRVSFILEDCGAKFLLSDEACSASFKLSCEVILVDDNSFAIRQNDIDAPEITITVADPAYMIYTSGSTGRPKGVIISHAAISNLVKGEDRLFELNPLDKVAQVFSVAFDASLEEIWLAFRSGATLFPVSEAVMHSGSDLSDYIATHQLTVLSTVPTMLSMMQYPLPSLRLLILGGENCPHELLLPWHSSGLRIVNTYGPTEATVIATYADFDPLHKITIGKPAVNYTTYILDEQHLPVPIGVPGELCIGGPGLAIGYLHQPELTAEKFIQPVFPLADIAPSCLYRSGDLARFNEQGNIEFLGRIDLQVKLRGYRIELSEIESQLLQIESIKNAVVTVKEDEQKVQRLVAYLILKGEADTFNEEGCKTQLKARLAPYMVPAVFVIMDAFPLLASGKVDRKLLPQPVKKYKTEGRKLVAARTPTETMLLEVWKKYFEPQEVSVTDDFFDLGGHSLVASMMVSELRKTGAAAQISVQDIYTCRSLEKLAAKISAIADDNEQLPKAKAEPTVRLKVSGGMKALTSFLQLISVFIFFMIGSAGLMAPFVIRHFGSSTKAYDLLVYGVTGFSALFFSIIILSIVAKWVLIGKFKAGRYPLWGWYYLRFWIVKKLIDLSPIGILSGTPFLKWYFSLMGAKIGKRVFLGSDRIRVFDLLTIGDGSSISKESHLLGYKIEDGALIIGSLTIGENCFVGTRSVISPGAVMENGSGIGELSQLQPDTTIPAGAYWKGTPAVHIGPNKAAPAIKFTGQNSPMNFALYVAILALTLGFVFVFPFGLSIPFIVIYYEVILSFGLGWAMILSIPISAMYIIIYCASVALFKWLIIGKLKEEAFSMYSFKYIRKWAVDSLMNMSLNYFRSVYATIYLSSWLRLMGTRIGKATEISTVNQITTDLVKIGAGSFLADSVSLGSPEVHQGTMYLRKITIGNKTFIGNSAVISAGDTIGSNCLIGVLSTPPANIEKKYVNDSSWLGAPPMYLPKRQESVKFADDLTFRPTNKLYIQRGVIELFKITLPYAITSVILLLFYHLIDNYYDHSSRHIVYTLSIAPFLLLALIAASALITVLFKKVLIGTYKPSNQPLWSMFVWKNELVNSLCENMVYPLLVNTLLGTPFAPIFFRMMGCDIGKDVYMDTSEITEFDLVHIGDHVAINHMCTIQTHLFEDRVMKMAHLHIGDNCNIGAMSVVLYDSTLEEGATLQALSLVMKGETIPKQTQWAGSPAKFVK, encoded by the coding sequence ATGAATGAATTAACCGGGCCTTCTAAACAAACTTTGAACTTATTAAGTGCTGTTACGGGAGCTGTTTATGTGCTGTTGAATAAATATCAGGCCTATCTGAACGATGTAGTAAAGATTGAACTGGGCATTCAGGAAAACGGGCAAAACGGGACAGTAAAAAATACAATGGAATTTCAATACCCATTGGATGGTTCGTTGACTTTCAGTGCCTTAAGTGAAAGGATATCCAAAAGCATCGATACCCTGAACAGCAATGCCGCTGATAATTTTTTCTTATTGATTATCTGGAAGAGTGACGATCAGGCCAATGAATATAAATGTGTTATTCGTATAGAAGATGGTGATGTGGTTGGCTCAGTATTCAGTTGTAAAGACACCGCATTTTACGCTGCTGTCTTTAAACAGGCACACAGCCACTTTGTGAATGTATTACAACAGGTAGTGGAAAATCCGGTGATACAAATCTCCAAACTCTCCTTTATGGATGAGCAAGAGCTGGAACAACTTGCCATTTTTAACACTGGTCTGATCGATAATGCAGTTGGAACGCCCGAATTATTACACTCCATATTTGAACGTACTGCGTTAACTTTTCCTCAAAACAAGGCAGTACATGCTGGAAGCAGGCAGGTAAGTTATCAGGAATTAAACCAGGCCGCAAACCAGCTGGCCAATCGCTTAATTGCAAAAGGTATACAAAAAGGTGATTTTGTGGGGATCTTGCTCAAGCGTTCCCCGGAAGTTTATCTTTCCATGCTCGCCATTCTTAAAGCAGGAGCTGCTTATGTACCACTGGATATCGGTTATCCTGAAGACAGGGTTAGTTTTATCCTGGAAGATTGTGGTGCTAAATTTTTATTAAGTGATGAAGCCTGTTCTGCCAGCTTTAAACTTTCCTGCGAAGTAATCCTGGTGGATGACAATTCATTTGCCATTCGTCAAAACGATATTGATGCCCCGGAAATAACGATAACAGTTGCTGATCCGGCTTATATGATTTATACTTCTGGCTCAACAGGACGTCCTAAAGGCGTAATCATTTCACATGCAGCGATCAGTAACCTGGTTAAAGGAGAAGATCGTTTATTTGAACTGAACCCGCTGGATAAAGTTGCACAGGTTTTTTCTGTAGCCTTCGATGCTTCCTTAGAAGAAATCTGGCTGGCTTTCAGGTCAGGTGCTACTTTATTCCCTGTTTCGGAAGCTGTAATGCACTCCGGATCAGATTTGAGTGACTATATTGCGACCCATCAGCTTACGGTATTGTCTACAGTACCGACTATGCTTTCGATGATGCAATACCCTTTGCCATCGCTGCGCCTGCTGATCCTTGGCGGAGAAAACTGTCCGCATGAATTACTGCTGCCATGGCATAGCAGTGGCCTGAGAATCGTCAACACTTATGGGCCTACAGAAGCAACGGTAATTGCTACCTATGCTGATTTTGATCCCTTACATAAAATAACAATCGGAAAACCCGCAGTTAACTATACCACCTATATCCTGGATGAGCAACATTTACCCGTACCCATTGGTGTACCGGGTGAACTTTGCATTGGTGGGCCAGGGCTGGCTATAGGTTACCTGCATCAGCCTGAGTTAACCGCTGAGAAATTCATCCAGCCGGTTTTTCCACTGGCTGATATTGCGCCATCCTGTTTATACCGCAGTGGTGACCTTGCCCGTTTCAACGAACAGGGGAACATTGAATTTTTAGGACGTATAGATCTTCAGGTAAAACTCAGGGGCTATAGAATAGAGCTTTCAGAAATAGAATCACAGTTACTGCAAATTGAAAGTATTAAAAATGCAGTCGTTACCGTTAAAGAAGACGAGCAGAAAGTACAAAGGCTGGTTGCGTACCTGATCCTGAAAGGAGAAGCAGATACCTTTAACGAAGAAGGCTGTAAAACACAACTTAAAGCCAGATTAGCACCCTATATGGTGCCTGCTGTATTTGTAATTATGGATGCCTTTCCACTGCTGGCCAGTGGTAAAGTAGACCGTAAACTTTTACCACAGCCTGTTAAAAAATATAAAACCGAAGGACGCAAGCTGGTCGCTGCCCGTACGCCAACAGAAACAATGCTGCTGGAGGTATGGAAAAAATACTTTGAACCACAGGAAGTTTCTGTGACTGATGACTTTTTTGACCTTGGCGGACATTCCCTGGTCGCTTCCATGATGGTTTCTGAATTACGGAAAACAGGCGCTGCTGCACAAATCTCTGTGCAGGATATTTATACCTGCCGGAGTTTAGAAAAACTTGCTGCTAAAATCAGTGCCATTGCTGATGACAACGAACAATTGCCAAAAGCAAAAGCAGAACCAACTGTCAGGTTAAAAGTATCAGGAGGCATGAAGGCCTTAACTTCATTTTTACAGTTAATCAGTGTGTTTATCTTTTTTATGATAGGCTCAGCAGGGTTGATGGCACCCTTTGTGATCCGGCATTTCGGCTCCTCAACCAAAGCATATGACTTGCTGGTTTATGGTGTAACTGGTTTTTCCGCTTTATTCTTTTCTATCATTATCCTTTCTATTGTTGCAAAATGGGTGTTGATCGGTAAATTCAAAGCAGGCAGATATCCGCTTTGGGGTTGGTATTACCTGCGTTTCTGGATTGTAAAGAAACTGATTGACCTGAGTCCGATTGGTATTTTAAGCGGAACACCATTTCTAAAATGGTATTTCAGCCTGATGGGCGCAAAAATAGGAAAGCGTGTATTCCTTGGCTCAGACAGAATCAGGGTATTTGACTTATTGACGATCGGTGACGGATCCAGCATTTCTAAAGAATCCCACTTACTCGGTTATAAAATTGAAGACGGTGCGCTGATTATCGGTAGCTTAACTATTGGAGAAAACTGTTTTGTAGGTACGCGTTCCGTGATTTCGCCCGGTGCAGTGATGGAAAATGGCTCTGGAATAGGAGAGCTTTCACAACTTCAGCCAGACACTACGATTCCTGCCGGAGCTTACTGGAAAGGAACGCCAGCAGTACATATAGGGCCAAACAAAGCAGCGCCGGCTATCAAATTCACCGGGCAGAATTCACCGATGAATTTCGCATTATATGTGGCTATATTAGCTTTAACACTAGGTTTTGTCTTCGTTTTTCCTTTCGGATTAAGTATCCCGTTTATCGTGATCTATTACGAAGTGATCTTATCTTTCGGTCTGGGCTGGGCAATGATACTTTCTATCCCGATTTCGGCGATGTATATTATCATTTATTGTGCCTCAGTTGCCCTGTTTAAATGGCTGATTATTGGTAAACTCAAAGAAGAAGCCTTCAGTATGTACAGCTTCAAGTATATCCGGAAATGGGCTGTGGATTCGCTGATGAACATGAGTTTGAATTATTTCAGATCTGTTTATGCGACTATATACCTATCATCCTGGTTAAGACTGATGGGCACCCGTATTGGTAAAGCCACTGAAATATCTACTGTAAATCAAATCACGACCGACCTTGTTAAAATAGGCGCAGGAAGTTTCCTGGCCGACTCTGTGAGTTTAGGCTCTCCGGAAGTACACCAGGGCACAATGTACCTGCGTAAGATTACGATCGGGAATAAAACCTTTATTGGAAACAGTGCCGTGATTTCAGCAGGGGATACCATCGGCAGCAATTGTCTGATCGGGGTATTGTCTACACCGCCAGCCAATATTGAGAAAAAATATGTCAACGATTCTTCATGGCTTGGTGCCCCACCAATGTATTTGCCTAAAAGACAGGAGAGTGTGAAGTTTGCGGACGACCTTACTTTCAGGCCGACCAATAAATTATACATCCAGCGTGGCGTTATTGAGCTTTTCAAGATTACTTTACCTTATGCCATTACCTCAGTGATCCTATTGTTATTCTATCATTTAATTGATAACTACTACGATCATTCCAGCAGACATATCGTTTACACCCTTAGCATTGCCCCGTTTTTACTGCTCGCGCTGATTGCTGCCTCCGCTTTAATTACTGTGCTGTTTAAAAAGGTACTCATTGGTACTTACAAACCATCAAACCAGCCCTTATGGAGTATGTTTGTCTGGAAAAATGAACTTGTGAACTCCCTGTGTGAGAATATGGTTTATCCTTTATTGGTCAATACACTGCTAGGAACACCATTTGCACCTATATTTTTCAGAATGATGGGCTGTGATATTGGAAAAGACGTTTATATGGATACCAGTGAGATTACAGAATTCGACCTTGTACATATCGGAGATCATGTGGCTATTAACCATATGTGTACGATACAAACTCACTTATTTGAAGACCGCGTGATGAAAATGGCGCACCTGCACATTGGTGATAACTGTAATATAGGGGCAATGAGTGTGGTGCTTTATGATTCTACGCTGGAAGAAGGCGCAACTTTACAAGCATTATCCTTAGTCATGAAAGGGGAAACGATCCCAAAACAAACACAATGGGCAGGTTCGCCGGCCAAATTTGTCAAGTAA
- a CDS encoding ABC transporter permease encodes MIHIGPYIEEFINWLTSNFGALFNIIKIIVISVVDSVEWVLMFPPFYVIILLVAFLAWKRTGLGVTIFTILGLTLIWAMGYWGQTMATLALILSAAFIALLMGVPMGIWAAKNPLAGKIMRPILDLMQTMPAFVYLIPAVLFFGLGKVPGAFATIIFAMPPAVRLTTLGISQVPKEIVEATRSFGATPRQLLFKVELPLALPTILAGVNQTIMMALSMVVISAMIAAGGLGEVVLKGITQLKIGLGFEGGIAVVILAIILDRITQSFGNTKRKNIA; translated from the coding sequence ATGATACATATAGGACCTTATATAGAAGAATTTATAAACTGGCTTACCAGCAATTTTGGAGCCTTATTTAATATTATAAAGATCATTGTGATCTCAGTAGTGGACTCAGTGGAATGGGTATTAATGTTCCCTCCATTTTATGTGATCATTTTACTGGTTGCTTTCCTGGCCTGGAAACGTACAGGTTTAGGCGTAACGATATTTACTATTTTAGGCTTAACCCTGATCTGGGCTATGGGCTATTGGGGACAAACCATGGCTACACTGGCGCTGATTCTGTCTGCTGCTTTCATTGCCCTGTTAATGGGGGTACCTATGGGAATCTGGGCTGCTAAAAACCCTTTGGCGGGAAAAATTATGAGACCTATACTTGACTTAATGCAAACCATGCCTGCATTTGTTTACCTGATTCCGGCAGTATTGTTTTTCGGTTTAGGGAAAGTACCCGGAGCATTTGCGACCATTATTTTTGCAATGCCTCCCGCAGTTCGTTTAACTACGCTGGGAATCAGTCAGGTACCTAAAGAAATTGTAGAAGCAACCCGTTCATTCGGTGCTACACCAAGACAATTGCTTTTTAAAGTAGAATTGCCTTTGGCCCTGCCAACTATACTGGCAGGAGTGAATCAAACGATTATGATGGCACTTTCTATGGTTGTTATTTCAGCGATGATTGCAGCCGGAGGATTGGGAGAAGTGGTCCTGAAAGGGATTACACAACTGAAAATAGGATTAGGATTTGAAGGTGGTATCGCGGTAGTGATCCTGGCAATTATCCTGGACCGTATTACACAGTCTTTTGGAAATACTAAAAGGAAAAATATAGCCTAA
- a CDS encoding S-adenosyl-l-methionine hydroxide adenosyltransferase family protein, giving the protein MITNLKHSITLIFLFFVTSLASAQNKILVFQSDFGLKDGAVSAMKGVAIGVSPDLKIFDLTHEIPAYNIWEAAYRLVQTVPYYPAGTVFVSVVDPGVGTARKSVVLKTKTGQFIVTPDNGTLTLVAQSLGIEEVREINEVKNRRKDSEKSYTFHGRDVYAFTGAKLASGAITYDQVGNELPKQVVEIPYQKATLENGKLKGSISILDVQYGNIWTDITADLVKQLNPQYGDILHVQIFHKGKKVYEGDAPYSQTFGAVAEGKPLSYLNSLLQLSFALNQGNFAAVHHIASGNEWSVEVTLKKGK; this is encoded by the coding sequence ATGATCACAAACCTAAAACACAGTATTACCTTAATTTTTCTATTCTTTGTTACCAGCCTCGCTTCAGCCCAAAACAAGATCCTTGTTTTTCAATCAGACTTCGGCTTAAAAGACGGGGCCGTTTCTGCGATGAAAGGAGTAGCTATCGGCGTTTCGCCGGATCTTAAAATATTCGATCTGACCCATGAAATCCCTGCTTATAATATCTGGGAAGCCGCTTATCGTTTAGTGCAGACTGTACCTTATTATCCAGCCGGAACAGTATTCGTTTCTGTGGTAGATCCCGGAGTAGGGACAGCCCGCAAATCTGTAGTGCTTAAAACCAAAACAGGACAGTTTATTGTTACACCAGATAACGGTACGCTGACTTTAGTCGCGCAATCACTGGGCATTGAAGAAGTCCGTGAAATCAATGAAGTTAAAAACAGACGTAAAGACTCAGAAAAATCCTATACCTTCCACGGCCGTGATGTTTACGCTTTTACCGGTGCAAAATTAGCTTCGGGTGCAATCACCTATGATCAGGTTGGAAATGAACTTCCAAAACAAGTGGTAGAAATCCCCTATCAGAAAGCTACCCTTGAAAACGGAAAACTCAAAGGAAGTATTTCTATCCTTGATGTACAATACGGCAATATCTGGACAGACATTACCGCAGACCTGGTGAAACAACTTAACCCGCAATACGGAGACATACTGCATGTGCAGATCTTCCATAAAGGAAAGAAAGTTTACGAAGGAGATGCTCCTTATAGTCAGACTTTTGGTGCTGTTGCCGAAGGTAAACCTTTAAGTTATCTGAATAGCTTGTTACAACTATCCTTCGCTTTAAACCAAGGTAACTTTGCCGCAGTTCATCATATTGCGAGTGGCAATGAATGGAGCGTGGAAGTGACTTTAAAGAAGGGTAAATAG